The proteins below are encoded in one region of Streptomyces marianii:
- a CDS encoding aminotransferase-like domain-containing protein: MQERSSVADLVRSLKGDLNRYSPGEKLPSSRALVERHRVSPVTVSRALARLAAEGLVVTRPGAGAFRAQPRTDPATVDTSWQEVALSADAAEAVPRAVDAAGVLVTLAAPPPGVIEFNGGYLHPSLQPERAMAAALARAGRRPGAWGRPPTDGLPELRDWFARGIGPGFTAAEVLVTAGGQSALTTALRALAPPGTPVLVESPTYPGMLAIARAAGLRPVPVPAEPAHGVRPDLLAEAFRATGARIFVTQPLFQNPTGAVLAPDRRGEVLGIARAAGAFVVEDDFARRLVHADAGPLPATLAADDPAGVVVHVCSLTKATSPSLRVGALAARGPVLERLRAIHVVDNFFVPRPLQETALELVGAPAWNRHLRSVAAELKTRRDTMTAALRLRLPELALPHVPAGGHHLWLRLPDGTDETALVAAALRAGVAVAPGRPYFSAEPPAGHIRLSFAGVAGAAEITEGIRRLRTACDETLDRGTG, from the coding sequence ATGCAAGAGCGTAGCAGTGTCGCCGATCTGGTGAGATCCCTGAAAGGGGACCTCAACCGCTACTCACCCGGTGAGAAGCTGCCATCGAGTCGGGCACTGGTCGAACGGCACCGTGTCTCACCCGTCACGGTCTCCCGCGCCCTGGCCCGGCTCGCCGCCGAGGGGCTCGTCGTCACCCGCCCGGGAGCCGGGGCCTTCCGGGCGCAGCCGAGGACGGATCCCGCCACCGTCGACACCTCCTGGCAGGAGGTCGCGCTCAGCGCGGACGCCGCCGAGGCCGTCCCCCGTGCCGTGGACGCCGCCGGCGTGCTCGTCACACTCGCCGCGCCCCCGCCCGGCGTCATCGAGTTCAACGGCGGCTATCTGCACCCCTCTCTCCAGCCCGAGCGGGCGATGGCCGCCGCGCTCGCCCGTGCCGGCCGGCGCCCCGGCGCCTGGGGCCGTCCCCCGACCGACGGGCTGCCCGAACTCCGCGACTGGTTCGCCCGCGGCATCGGCCCGGGCTTCACCGCCGCCGAGGTGCTGGTGACCGCCGGTGGCCAGTCCGCGCTCACCACCGCCCTGCGCGCCCTCGCCCCGCCCGGCACGCCGGTACTCGTGGAGTCGCCCACCTACCCGGGGATGCTGGCCATCGCCCGGGCCGCGGGGCTGCGGCCCGTGCCGGTGCCCGCCGAACCCGCCCACGGCGTCCGCCCCGACCTCCTCGCCGAGGCCTTTCGCGCGACCGGCGCCCGGATCTTCGTCACCCAGCCGCTCTTCCAGAATCCGACCGGGGCCGTGCTCGCCCCCGACCGCCGCGGTGAGGTGCTGGGGATCGCCCGCGCCGCCGGGGCTTTCGTCGTCGAGGACGACTTTGCCCGGCGCCTGGTCCACGCCGACGCCGGCCCGCTCCCGGCCACGCTCGCCGCAGACGACCCCGCCGGAGTCGTCGTCCACGTCTGCTCCCTCACCAAGGCGACCTCCCCGAGTCTGCGCGTCGGCGCCCTCGCCGCGCGCGGACCCGTCCTGGAGCGCTTGCGGGCCATCCACGTGGTCGACAACTTCTTCGTCCCCCGGCCCCTTCAGGAGACCGCGCTCGAACTCGTCGGTGCCCCTGCCTGGAACCGCCACCTCCGCTCGGTCGCCGCCGAGTTGAAGACCCGCCGCGACACCATGACGGCAGCCCTGCGCCTGAGGCTGCCCGAACTCGCCCTGCCGCACGTCCCGGCCGGCGGCCACCACCTCTGGCTGCGCCTGCCCGACGGAACCGACGAGACCGCTCTCGTCGCCGCGGCACTCCGCGCCGGCGTCGCCGTGGCACCGGGCCGCCCGTACTTCAGCGCCGAACCGCCGGCCGGGCACATCCGGCTGAGCTTCGCCGGTGTCGCCGGGGCGGCCGAGATCACCGAGGGGATACGGCGGCTGCGCACCGCATGCGACGAGACCCTGGATCGCGGGACGGGCTGA
- a CDS encoding GNAT family N-acetyltransferase, with translation MSGEYEISSDPARLDPARIHHWLSTDAYRALGRSRKQQDRAIAGSLNFGVYDRASGELVAYARVVTDHATFAYLCDVHVDRAVRGKGLGTGLAEAVRDRLAPLGLRRVVLATDDAHGVYERVGFAPLADPEKWMALKPL, from the coding sequence ATCTCCGGCGAGTACGAGATCTCTTCCGACCCGGCCCGCCTCGACCCCGCCCGGATCCACCACTGGCTCTCGACCGACGCCTACCGGGCACTCGGCCGCAGCCGGAAGCAGCAGGACCGGGCCATTGCCGGCTCGCTCAACTTCGGGGTCTACGACCGGGCTTCCGGCGAGCTCGTCGCGTACGCGCGCGTGGTGACCGACCACGCCACCTTCGCATATCTGTGCGATGTCCACGTCGACAGGGCCGTGCGCGGCAAGGGGCTCGGCACCGGCCTGGCCGAGGCGGTGCGCGACCGTCTCGCCCCGCTCGGACTGCGGCGCGTCGTCCTCGCCACGGACGACGCGCACGGAGTCTACGAGAGGGTCGGCTTCGCCCCGCTCGCCGACCCGGAGAAGTGGATGGCGCTCAAGCCGCTGTGA
- a CDS encoding 3-hydroxybutyryl-CoA dehydrogenase encodes MAGVSRVGVVGCGQMGAGIAEVCARSGLEVKVAETTGEALEIGRTRLYNSLAKAAERGKISEEEHRATLERLTFTTDLGEFADRDLVIEAVVENEQVKTEIFQVLDQVVTSRDAILASNTSSIPLVKLAVATSRPDQVIGIHFFNPAPVQKLVELIPALTTSEETIKRSEAVVEQVLAKHAIRAQDRSGFVVNALLIPYLLSAIRMFESGIASREDIDNGMELGCAHPMGPLKLSDLIGLDTVASVADSMYTEFKEPLYAAPPLLQRMVDAGRLGRKTGSGFYTYS; translated from the coding sequence GTGGCCGGCGTATCCCGCGTCGGAGTGGTGGGCTGTGGCCAGATGGGCGCCGGCATCGCCGAGGTGTGCGCCCGCAGCGGACTCGAGGTCAAGGTCGCCGAGACCACCGGCGAAGCCCTGGAGATCGGCCGGACGCGACTGTACAACTCCCTCGCGAAGGCTGCCGAGCGCGGCAAGATCAGCGAGGAGGAGCACCGCGCGACGCTGGAGCGGCTGACCTTCACCACCGACCTGGGGGAGTTCGCCGACCGCGACCTCGTCATCGAGGCGGTCGTGGAGAACGAGCAGGTCAAGACCGAGATCTTCCAGGTTCTGGACCAGGTGGTGACCAGCCGGGACGCCATCCTGGCCTCCAACACCTCGTCGATCCCGCTGGTGAAGCTGGCCGTCGCGACCTCCCGCCCCGACCAGGTCATCGGCATCCACTTCTTCAACCCGGCACCGGTGCAGAAGCTCGTCGAGCTGATCCCGGCACTGACCACGTCGGAGGAGACGATCAAGCGCTCCGAGGCCGTGGTGGAGCAGGTGCTGGCCAAGCACGCCATCCGCGCCCAGGACCGCTCGGGCTTCGTGGTGAACGCCCTGCTCATCCCGTACCTGCTCTCGGCGATCCGGATGTTCGAGTCGGGGATCGCCAGCCGGGAGGACATCGACAACGGCATGGAGCTCGGCTGCGCCCACCCGATGGGGCCGCTGAAGCTGTCGGACCTGATCGGGCTGGACACGGTCGCCTCGGTGGCCGACTCCATGTACACCGAGTTCAAGGAGCCGCTGTACGCCGCTCCGCCCCTGCTTCAGCGGATGGTGGACGCGGGGCGCCTCGGCCGGAAGACGGGCTCGGGTTTCTACACCTACTCGTGA
- a CDS encoding histidine phosphatase family protein codes for MSVRVTLVTAARCASRLAERFDDDRPLDQAGWYEVQLAAPALVPLGGAELRYCSPTARSRATADALGYATLAQPALSDCDMGRWRGHTLAEVAAVEPGAVDEWLADPRSAPHGGEPLLGFIARIGGWLDTRPADDGSSVLAVAEPAVVRAALVYALKAPPGTYWNVDVRPLSTVVLTGRPGRWNLRLDTGG; via the coding sequence ATGAGTGTTCGGGTCACCCTTGTCACCGCCGCGCGTTGCGCGTCACGGCTGGCCGAGCGCTTCGACGACGACCGGCCCCTGGACCAGGCCGGCTGGTACGAGGTGCAGCTCGCCGCACCCGCGCTCGTTCCGCTGGGCGGGGCGGAACTGCGCTACTGCTCGCCGACCGCCCGCAGCCGGGCCACCGCCGACGCCCTCGGCTACGCCACGCTGGCGCAGCCCGCGCTGAGCGACTGCGACATGGGCCGGTGGCGCGGTCATACGCTTGCCGAGGTGGCGGCGGTGGAGCCGGGCGCGGTGGACGAGTGGCTCGCCGATCCGCGCTCGGCGCCGCACGGCGGCGAGCCCCTGCTGGGCTTCATCGCCCGGATAGGGGGCTGGCTCGACACCAGGCCCGCCGACGACGGGAGCTCGGTGCTGGCCGTCGCCGAGCCCGCCGTGGTCCGCGCGGCACTCGTGTACGCGCTGAAGGCGCCACCCGGGACGTACTGGAACGTGGACGTACGGCCGCTGTCCACGGTGGTGCTGACCGGCCGACCGGGCCGCTGGAACCTGCGGCTGGACACCGGCGGGTGA
- a CDS encoding NUDIX hydrolase, with the protein MQWTKLSEQTVYENRWFRVNLADVELPDGRHLDHFLIRLRPVAVATAVNEANEVLMLWRHRFITDSWGWELAAGVVEDGEDIAFAAAREMEEETGWRPGPLRHLMTVEPSNGLTDARHHLYWSDGATYIGPPEDDFESSRREWIPLKLVPDMVARGEVPAANMAAGLLLLHHLRLG; encoded by the coding sequence GTGCAGTGGACGAAGCTGAGCGAGCAAACCGTCTATGAGAACCGCTGGTTCAGGGTCAATCTCGCGGACGTCGAGCTACCGGACGGCCGGCATCTCGACCACTTCCTGATCCGGCTACGCCCGGTCGCCGTCGCGACCGCCGTCAACGAGGCCAACGAGGTCCTGATGCTCTGGCGGCACCGGTTCATCACCGACAGCTGGGGCTGGGAGCTCGCCGCGGGCGTCGTGGAGGACGGCGAGGACATCGCCTTCGCCGCCGCCCGGGAGATGGAGGAGGAGACCGGCTGGCGCCCCGGACCGCTCCGGCACCTGATGACCGTGGAACCGTCCAACGGGCTGACCGACGCCCGGCACCATCTCTACTGGTCGGACGGAGCCACCTACATCGGCCCTCCCGAGGACGACTTCGAGTCCTCGCGCCGTGAGTGGATACCGCTGAAGCTGGTCCCGGACATGGTCGCCCGCGGCGAGGTCCCGGCCGCCAACATGGCGGCGGGGCTGCTGCTGCTGCACCATCTGCGCCTGGGATGA
- a CDS encoding transcriptional regulator: protein MQPNTLLDALLDEAGISHAGLAARVNQAGRARGLSLRYEHTAVARWLKGQRPRGRVPDLICEVLAVRLRRPVTLDDIGLGVPGETAVQHGSPLSGFVERATALWRSDEQQRPHVIGAPAVTGTPAVMPVWEWENPPEDADVSRDGRTRVSMADITMLRAARAHYELMYRKAGGIATRSRIVGFLDSEAAPLLRGAYSDALGRQLHRATGGLVAVAGICAYDSDAHGLAQRYFHQALRLAKASGDRGLGAYVIALLVNQSLFMGEYRQAVAFAEAALRTAGRQITPALATDLYAMQAKAYAHLGDGGAALGRIRRAEEEAERILPGHEPDETDYVQPGLVNVQVAEALQCMGELGAAREHADAAAAVPSHDRGRVHRLAVLSQIELRQGEAERAARTAVEMTERAGGMESLRLRDRLRTVRAHLAANGSAQAAEAAEVIEGALRVPM from the coding sequence ATGCAGCCCAACACCCTGCTCGACGCGCTGCTCGACGAGGCGGGCATCTCGCACGCGGGTCTGGCTGCCCGTGTGAACCAGGCGGGCCGGGCGAGAGGCCTCTCGCTTCGCTACGAACACACGGCCGTGGCACGCTGGTTGAAGGGTCAGCGCCCGCGGGGCCGGGTGCCGGACCTGATCTGCGAGGTGCTCGCCGTACGGCTGCGCCGCCCCGTCACCCTCGACGACATCGGACTCGGCGTACCGGGGGAGACCGCGGTCCAGCACGGGTCCCCGCTCTCCGGCTTCGTGGAGCGTGCCACGGCGCTGTGGCGCTCCGACGAGCAACAGCGTCCCCATGTCATCGGCGCGCCTGCGGTCACCGGCACACCGGCCGTGATGCCCGTGTGGGAGTGGGAGAACCCGCCGGAGGACGCGGACGTGTCACGCGACGGCCGCACCCGGGTCAGCATGGCGGACATCACGATGCTCCGCGCGGCCCGGGCCCACTACGAGCTGATGTACCGCAAGGCCGGGGGAATCGCCACCCGCTCCCGGATCGTCGGCTTCCTCGACAGCGAGGCGGCCCCGCTGCTGCGTGGCGCCTACAGCGACGCCCTCGGCCGCCAGTTGCACCGGGCGACCGGTGGTCTGGTGGCCGTCGCGGGCATCTGCGCCTACGACTCGGACGCCCACGGGCTCGCACAGCGCTACTTCCACCAGGCGCTGCGGCTGGCGAAGGCGAGCGGCGACCGGGGACTCGGCGCGTACGTGATCGCGTTGCTCGTCAACCAGTCCCTGTTCATGGGGGAGTACCGGCAGGCGGTCGCCTTCGCCGAGGCGGCGCTGCGGACGGCCGGCCGGCAGATAACCCCGGCGCTGGCCACCGACCTCTACGCGATGCAGGCGAAGGCGTACGCCCATCTCGGCGACGGGGGCGCGGCACTGGGCCGGATCCGGCGGGCCGAGGAGGAGGCGGAGCGGATCCTCCCGGGGCACGAGCCGGACGAGACGGACTACGTGCAGCCGGGACTGGTGAACGTCCAGGTCGCCGAGGCGCTGCAGTGCATGGGGGAACTGGGGGCGGCCAGGGAGCACGCCGACGCGGCGGCCGCCGTGCCGTCCCACGACCGCGGCAGGGTGCACCGGCTGGCCGTGCTCAGCCAGATCGAGCTGAGGCAGGGGGAGGCCGAGCGGGCGGCGCGGACGGCCGTCGAGATGACCGAACGGGCCGGGGGGATGGAGTCGCTGAGGCTCAGGGACCGCCTCCGGACGGTGCGGGCGCACCTGGCGGCGAACGGCTCCGCCCAGGCCGCCGAAGCGGCCGAAGTCATCGAAGGGGCCCTGCGCGTACCCATGTGA
- a CDS encoding DMT family transporter → MRVQNSATAGDAVAVTDPPPQGPCTSAAAARHGSRRGTLLASLGVVAFSLTFPSTVWGLESFGPWSLVGVRSVLAAVVAGSFLLALRAPLPERRHRGSLLVVAGGVVVGFPLLTTLALRTSTTSHAAVVVGLLPLTTAAFAAVRTGRRPSRTFWAAALAGAAVVLGFTLTQSGGTVSTGDLYLFGALLVCAAGYTEGGRLARLMPGWQVVGWALVMCLPLGLVGSAFALMAEPVRPSVQGLAGLLWVAAGSTFFGLWVWYRGMAAIGIARASQLQLAQPLLTLVWSVLLLAEPLSPTAPVAAVAVLVCIAVTQRTSIRG, encoded by the coding sequence ATGAGAGTACAGAATAGCGCTACTGCGGGCGACGCGGTAGCGGTCACCGATCCGCCGCCGCAGGGGCCGTGCACCTCGGCAGCGGCGGCCCGGCACGGCTCCCGGCGCGGCACCCTGCTCGCGTCGCTCGGCGTCGTCGCCTTCTCCCTCACGTTCCCGTCCACGGTCTGGGGACTGGAGTCCTTCGGGCCCTGGTCGCTGGTCGGCGTACGGAGCGTCCTCGCCGCCGTCGTCGCGGGAAGCTTTCTGCTCGCGCTCCGGGCTCCGCTGCCCGAGCGGCGCCACCGGGGTTCCCTCCTGGTGGTCGCCGGCGGAGTGGTCGTCGGCTTCCCGCTCCTCACGACCCTCGCGCTGCGGACGTCGACCACGTCGCACGCCGCGGTGGTCGTCGGTCTGCTGCCGCTGACGACCGCCGCCTTCGCCGCCGTGCGCACGGGCCGCAGGCCGTCCCGGACGTTCTGGGCGGCTGCCCTCGCCGGTGCGGCCGTGGTGCTGGGGTTCACCCTGACCCAGAGCGGCGGCACCGTCTCGACCGGGGACCTGTATCTGTTCGGGGCACTGCTGGTCTGTGCCGCGGGCTACACGGAGGGCGGCCGGCTCGCCCGGCTGATGCCGGGCTGGCAGGTGGTCGGCTGGGCCCTGGTGATGTGCCTGCCGCTCGGCCTCGTGGGGTCGGCGTTCGCCCTGATGGCCGAACCGGTACGGCCGAGCGTGCAGGGGCTCGCCGGGCTGCTCTGGGTGGCCGCGGGATCGACCTTCTTCGGGCTCTGGGTCTGGTACCGCGGTATGGCGGCGATCGGCATCGCCAGGGCCAGTCAGCTGCAACTCGCCCAGCCGCTGCTCACCCTCGTCTGGTCCGTGCTGCTGCTCGCGGAGCCCCTCTCCCCCACCGCTCCGGTCGCCGCCGTCGCCGTTCTCGTCTGCATCGCGGTCACCCAGCGGACGAGCATCCGAGGGTGA
- a CDS encoding cytochrome P450 has product MTQPLIRQILDYDNRANPYPLYAELRKTPVLHDGGGTYVVSTYWEILSLLHDPRLSSDRRRRTVRDVYGLSQEEDGASNLPTPFLRLDPPEHDRLRTITNRSFGPPHSPRRVHEMRGELEAVVTGLIDGIEDAGRIDLVEQFSYPFPVTAICRLLGVPREDEARFHTWADTIAASLDPMPGEDPTERNRRTRDAQLQLGGYLAGLLEERRRKPGDDMLSELAAASGAVDTLSTVEAITTAALLLIAGHETTVNLITNGMLTLLRNPQVLRRLSEDPRLAVPLVEELLRFEPPVQLLPNRTAVADIDIGGVTIPTGAAVWLVPGSGNRDPQRFADPDRFDPDREDIEHLGFGSGIHICFGAPLARQETQLALSHLARRLHNPRLLEDPPPYRRNAVLRGPRHLPIACDDIRP; this is encoded by the coding sequence ATGACACAACCGCTGATCCGGCAGATCCTCGACTACGACAACCGCGCGAACCCCTACCCCCTGTACGCGGAGCTCAGAAAGACGCCGGTGCTCCACGACGGAGGCGGCACCTACGTCGTCAGCACCTACTGGGAGATCCTGAGCCTCCTGCACGATCCCCGGCTCAGTTCCGACCGGCGCAGGCGCACCGTGCGGGACGTGTACGGCCTGTCCCAGGAAGAGGACGGGGCCTCGAACCTGCCGACACCGTTCCTGCGCCTGGACCCCCCGGAGCACGACCGGCTGCGCACCATCACCAACCGCTCGTTCGGGCCGCCCCACTCGCCCCGGCGCGTCCACGAGATGCGCGGTGAACTCGAGGCGGTCGTCACCGGGCTCATCGACGGCATCGAGGACGCGGGACGGATCGACCTCGTGGAGCAGTTCTCGTACCCGTTCCCCGTCACCGCGATCTGCCGCCTCCTCGGCGTCCCCCGCGAGGACGAGGCGCGCTTCCACACGTGGGCGGACACCATCGCGGCCAGCCTGGACCCCATGCCCGGGGAAGACCCGACGGAACGCAACCGACGGACCCGTGACGCCCAACTGCAGCTGGGCGGGTATCTCGCCGGACTCCTCGAGGAACGCCGCCGCAAGCCGGGCGACGACATGCTCTCCGAGCTCGCGGCCGCCTCTGGGGCGGTGGACACGCTGTCGACGGTCGAGGCCATCACCACTGCGGCCCTGCTGCTGATCGCCGGCCACGAGACCACGGTCAACCTGATCACCAACGGGATGCTCACCCTGCTGCGCAACCCGCAGGTCCTCCGGCGGCTGAGCGAAGACCCGCGGCTGGCCGTGCCCCTGGTGGAGGAACTGCTGCGCTTCGAACCGCCGGTGCAGCTCCTGCCGAACCGCACCGCCGTCGCGGACATCGACATCGGTGGCGTCACCATCCCCACGGGGGCCGCGGTGTGGCTGGTGCCGGGCTCGGGCAACCGGGACCCCCAGCGCTTCGCGGACCCCGACCGTTTCGATCCGGACCGCGAGGACATCGAGCACCTGGGCTTCGGCAGCGGCATCCACATCTGCTTCGGCGCGCCGCTCGCGCGCCAGGAGACACAGCTCGCGCTGAGTCATCTGGCGCGCAGGCTGCACAACCCCCGGCTGCTGGAGGACCCGCCGCCGTACCGCCGCAACGCGGTCCTTCGCGGCCCCCGGCATCTGCCCATCGCCTGCGACGACATCCGGCCCTGA
- a CDS encoding glycoside hydrolase family 10 protein: protein MAADAAAVPSRARRRGCPQEFRGMWVATVANRDWPSRPGLTAARQRSELLGLLDRAVACRLNTVILQVRPTADALWPSPYEPWSAYLTGVQGRNPGWDPLGTAVTEAHARGLELHAWFNPYRVAGHTDLGRLAANHPARRHPEWVLPYGGKLYYNPGLPEVRAFVQDAMLHAVGRYPVDAVHWDDYFYPYPVAGQVFDDDDAYRRYGGGYVDKAAWRRSNIDLLVRETAARIRRIDPGIRFGVSPFGVWRNSSTDPLGSATRAGVETYDDLHADTRKWVRQGWIDYVIPQLYWNIGFAAADYAKLVPWWAEVARGTGVDLFVGEALYKAGDPAQPAAWQDPAELSRHLSLACRHPEVRGHCFFAAKEVVADRIGAMARVVTDHYPTRVRPPR, encoded by the coding sequence ATGGCGGCGGACGCGGCCGCGGTGCCCTCCCGGGCCCGCCGGCGGGGCTGCCCCCAGGAGTTCCGGGGGATGTGGGTGGCCACGGTCGCCAACCGCGACTGGCCCTCCCGGCCCGGACTGACCGCGGCCCGGCAGCGTTCGGAGCTGCTGGGCCTGCTCGACCGCGCGGTGGCCTGCCGACTGAACACCGTGATCCTCCAGGTGCGGCCGACCGCCGACGCGCTGTGGCCCTCCCCGTACGAGCCGTGGTCCGCGTATCTGACCGGTGTGCAGGGACGGAACCCGGGGTGGGACCCGCTGGGCACCGCCGTCACCGAGGCCCATGCGCGCGGACTGGAGCTGCACGCCTGGTTCAACCCCTACCGGGTCGCCGGCCACACCGACCTCGGCCGTCTCGCGGCGAACCATCCGGCCCGCCGGCACCCCGAATGGGTGCTTCCGTACGGTGGAAAGCTCTACTACAACCCCGGTCTCCCGGAGGTCAGGGCCTTCGTGCAGGACGCGATGCTGCACGCGGTCGGGCGCTATCCCGTCGACGCGGTCCACTGGGACGACTACTTCTACCCCTATCCGGTCGCGGGCCAGGTCTTCGACGACGACGACGCGTACCGGCGGTACGGCGGGGGGTACGTGGACAAGGCCGCGTGGCGCCGCAGCAATATCGATCTGCTGGTGCGGGAGACGGCCGCACGCATCAGGCGCATCGACCCCGGGATCCGTTTCGGCGTCAGCCCGTTCGGGGTCTGGCGCAACTCCTCCACCGACCCGCTCGGCTCCGCCACGCGGGCGGGCGTGGAGACGTACGACGACCTCCACGCCGACACCCGGAAGTGGGTCCGCCAGGGCTGGATCGACTATGTGATCCCGCAGCTGTACTGGAACATCGGTTTCGCGGCCGCCGACTACGCGAAGCTGGTGCCCTGGTGGGCCGAGGTGGCCCGGGGCACCGGCGTGGACCTGTTCGTCGGAGAGGCGCTCTACAAGGCCGGCGATCCCGCTCAGCCCGCCGCCTGGCAGGACCCGGCCGAACTCTCCCGGCACCTCAGCCTCGCCTGCCGCCACCCGGAGGTGCGCGGCCACTGCTTCTTCGCGGCGAAGGAGGTCGTCGCGGACCGGATCGGCGCCATGGCCAGGGTGGTGACCGACCACTATCCGACCCGGGTCCGGCCGCCGCGCTGA
- a CDS encoding DUF1918 domain-containing protein, protein MEASVGDKLLVHGRVVGQHDRTAEVVEVLGDKGTPPYRVRFEDDGHECLMSPGPDCVVRHRQQS, encoded by the coding sequence ATGGAAGCGAGTGTGGGAGACAAGCTGCTCGTGCACGGCCGTGTCGTCGGTCAGCACGACCGGACGGCCGAAGTCGTCGAGGTACTCGGGGACAAGGGCACCCCGCCCTACCGCGTCCGGTTCGAGGACGACGGTCACGAGTGCCTGATGTCACCCGGCCCCGACTGCGTCGTACGCCACCGCCAGCAGTCCTGA